A portion of the Malania oleifera isolate guangnan ecotype guangnan chromosome 3, ASM2987363v1, whole genome shotgun sequence genome contains these proteins:
- the LOC131151554 gene encoding protein SHORT-ROOT-like: MDRTLFTPKGAHYYFQYPNQQISNGAQAEMQSTNQPQSSHTSTSWSSDSGEPCASGKWAMGLLRECARAISEKDSCKIHHLLWMLNELASPYGDCDQKLASYFLQALFCKATESGQRCYKTLTSVAEKSYSFDSARNLILRFQEVSPWTTFGHVASNGAILEALEGESKLHIIDISNTLCTQWPTLLEALATRNDETPSLKLTVVVTINLIRSVMKEVGQRMEKFARLMRVPFEFNVISGLSHLGELTKEGLGVQEDEATAVNCIGALRRVEVEEREAVIRMLHSLRPRVVTVVEEEADFSSTRSDFVKCFEECLRFYALYFEMLDESFVPTNNERLMLERECSRSIVRILACDNDDENGGEECERRERGSQWSERLKESFVPFGFSDDVVDDVKALLRRYRAGWALVLPQGDHESGIYLTWKEDPVIWASAWKP, translated from the coding sequence ATGGACAGAACCCTTTTCACTCCCAAAGGAGCACACTACTACTTCCAGTACCCTAACCAGCAGATAAGCAATGGTGCTCAGGCAGAAATGCAAAGCACCAATCAGCCCCAGAGCAGCCACACATCCACAAGCTGGTCGTCAGATTCAGGTGAGCCTTGTGCCTCTGGGAAATGGGCCATGGGGCTTCTCCGGGAGTGTGCGAGAGCAATCTCAGAGAAGGATTCCTGCAAGATCCATCACCTTCTTTGGATGTTAAACGAGCTTGCATCTCCTTATGGGGACTGCGATCAAAAACTAGCCTCTTACTTCTTGCAAGCTCTCTTTTGCAAGGCAACAGAATCAGGTCAACGATGCTATAAAACCCTCACTTCAGTCGCTGAGAAGAGCTATTCTTTTGATTCCGCTAGGAATTTAATACTAAGGTTTCAAGAGGTAAGTCCTTGGACAACTTTTGGTCATGTAGCTTCAAATGGAGCTATCTTGGAGGCCTTAGAAGGAGAGAGCAAACTTCACATAATTGACATAAGCAACACACTTTGTACCCAGTGGCCTACTTTGCTAGAAGCTTTGGCCACAAGAAATGATGAGACGCCAAGTCTAAAGCTCACCGTTGTGGTAACAATTAACCTCATAAGATCAGTCATGAAGGAGGTAGGCCAAAGAATGGAGAAGTTTGCAAGGTTAATGAGAGTGCCCTTTGAATTTAATGTTATAAGTGGGTTAAGCCACTTAGGAGAGCTCACAAAGGAGGGACTTGGTGTTCAAGAAGACGAGGCAACTGCTGTGAATTGTATCGGGGCCTTGCGAAGAGTTGAAGTTGAGGAAAGGGAAGCTGTGATTCGGATGCTGCATTCACTTCGACCTCGAGTTGTGACTGTTGTCGAGGAAGAAGCTGATTTTTCCAGCACAAGATCTGACTTTGTCAAATGCTTCGAAGAGTGCCTTCGATTTTATGCACTCTATTTTGAGATGCTAGACGAGAGCTTTGTCCCAACTAACAATGAGAGACTCATGTTGGAGAGAGAGTGCTCGAGGAGCATAGTTAGAATTTTGGCTTGCGACAATGATGATGAGAATGGAGGAGAAGAgtgtgagagaagagagagaggaagccAATGGTCCGAGAGGCTCAAAGAGTCATTTGTGCCATTTGGTTTTAGCGATGATGTCGTTGACGATGTTAAGGCACTGCTAAGGAGGTACCGGGCTGGTTGGGCACTTGTGCTACCTCAAGGAGATCATGAGTCAGGAATCTATTTGACATGGAAAGAGGATCCAGTAATCTGGGCTTCAGCATGGAAACCCTAA